From Drosophila virilis strain 15010-1051.87 chromosome X, Dvir_AGI_RSII-ME, whole genome shotgun sequence, the proteins below share one genomic window:
- the LOC6633468 gene encoding ubiquitin-conjugating enzyme E2 E3 isoform X2 produces MSNLSNVAPQKAKGSTTETMTVEEPSATMAARSLPAGDEANKDENAPSTSQGQQRGACSSTTHTTSTTTTTTTITNTNNNNNRMGSATPMTQLNGPVMRIKRELNEIIENPPPNCSAELYKEDLFHWKAIIMGPSGTPYEGGIFKLDIRFPVVESFASMC; encoded by the exons ATGTCGAACCTGTCGAACGTGGCACCTCAAAAAGCCAAAGGCAGCACAACCGAAACGATGACCGTGGAGGAGCCGTCGGCTACGATGGCAGCCAGATCGTTGCCAGCTGGCGATGAGGCGAACAAGGACGAGAATGCGCCCAGCACTAGTCAGGGACAGCAGCGAGGTGCCTGCAGCAGCACCACTcacaccaccagcaccaccaccaccaccaccaccatcaccaacaccaacaacaacaacaacagaatgGGCTCGGCAACGCCAATGACACAGCTGAACGGGCCGGTAATGCGGATTAAGCGGGAACTGAATGAAATCATTGAAAATCCGCCGCCGAACTGCAGCGCCGAGTTGTACAAGGAGGATCTGTTCCATTGGAAAGCGATCATAATGGGACCCAGCGGCACTCCCTATGAGGGCGGCATTTTTAAGCTAGACATACGCTTTCCGG TCGTGGAGTCATTTGCCTCGATGTGCTGA
- the LOC6633468 gene encoding ubiquitin-conjugating enzyme E2 E1 isoform X1: MSNLSNVAPQKAKGSTTETMTVEEPSATMAARSLPAGDEANKDENAPSTSQGQQRGACSSTTHTTSTTTTTTTITNTNNNNNRMGSATPMTQLNGPVMRIKRELNEIIENPPPNCSAELYKEDLFHWKAIIMGPSGTPYEGGIFKLDIRFPGAYPFRPPQIRFITRIYHCNVDSRGVICLDVLNERWSPVMNIAKVLLSIWVLIGECNPNDPLVMGIADQYKCNRKEHDKVARYWTKRFAMPKAKPNSKLEQELLLPYMQEQDPAPDQEQEPQQEQQQHQQSPAPQQEQEPALSSATSSSIAVSVNHSRSEL, encoded by the coding sequence ATGTCGAACCTGTCGAACGTGGCACCTCAAAAAGCCAAAGGCAGCACAACCGAAACGATGACCGTGGAGGAGCCGTCGGCTACGATGGCAGCCAGATCGTTGCCAGCTGGCGATGAGGCGAACAAGGACGAGAATGCGCCCAGCACTAGTCAGGGACAGCAGCGAGGTGCCTGCAGCAGCACCACTcacaccaccagcaccaccaccaccaccaccaccatcaccaacaccaacaacaacaacaacagaatgGGCTCGGCAACGCCAATGACACAGCTGAACGGGCCGGTAATGCGGATTAAGCGGGAACTGAATGAAATCATTGAAAATCCGCCGCCGAACTGCAGCGCCGAGTTGTACAAGGAGGATCTGTTCCATTGGAAAGCGATCATAATGGGACCCAGCGGCACTCCCTATGAGGGCGGCATTTTTAAGCTAGACATACGCTTTCCGGGTGCGTATCCATTCCGACCGCCACAAATCCGTTTCATAACGCGCATCTATCACTGCAACGTTGACAGTCGTGGAGTCATTTGCCTCGATGTGCTGAATGAACGCTGGTCGCCAGTCATGAACATTGCCAAGGTTCTGCTATCCATTTGGGTGCTAATCGGCGAATGCAATCCGAACGATCCACTCGTCATGGGCATTGCCGATCAATACAAATGCAATCGCAAGGAGCATGACAAAGTTGCGCGCTACTGGACGAAACGCTTTGCAATGCCAAAGGCCAAGCCGAACTCTAAGCTCGAGCAGGAGCTACTGCTGCCCTACATGCAGGAGCAAGATCCGGCGCCAGACCAGGAGCAAGAGCcacagcaagagcagcaacaacatcagcagagCCCGGCGccacagcaggagcaggagccaGCGCTCAGTAGTGCGACGAGCAGCTCAATTGCCGTTAGCGTTAACCACAGTCGTAGCGAACTTTAG